The Streptomyces sp. 11x1 genomic sequence GCTTCGTCGACGTGGAGGCCACCCGGCTCATCCCGGGCGAGCAGTTCCGGGCCTTCGTGGGCACCAGCGTCCGTCCCGTGCAGCCCTGATCGTCGTCCAGGAGATCTCACCATGACCGTTCACGCGCCCGACACGGATTCCACGCCCTTGTCCGAGCGGATCGTGCTGCTCGGCTCCGAGCCCGCCGCCCTCCCCGACGTCCTCGACGTCCTCGGTGGCAAGGCGGCCCGGCTCGCCGAACTGACGGCCGCCGGCCTTCCGGTGCCGCCTGCCTTCTGCCTCACCACGGAACTGTTCGACGCCTTCCTCGACGAGACGGGCCTGGCCCGCGCGCTGTCCGGCGTGGACAGCCGCACCGCCCGCGAACTGGTCCTCGCCACACCGGTGCCCGCCCCGATCGCCGAAGCCGTGCTCGCCGCGTACGCCGCCCTGGGGCGGCCCCGGGTGGCGGTGCGCTCCTCCGCGCAGAAGGAGGACTCCACCGTCCAGTCCTTCGCCGGCCAGCACGACACGGTCCTCGACGTGGCGGGCGACGAGGACCTCCTGGACGCGGTCCGGCAGTGCTGGGCGTCCCTGTGGTCCGACCGGGCCGCCGCCTACCGGGAGGAAGGAGAACTGCCGGGCTCCATCGCGGTGGTGGTGCAGGAGATGGTGCACACCGACGTCAGTGGCGTCCTGTTCACCGTCGACCCGGTCAGCGCGCGCGAGCACCGGATCGTGATCGAGGCGTGCGTCGGCCTCGGGGAAGGGCTGGTCGCGGGCCGGGTCTCCAGCGACTACTTCGTCGTGGACGACCGCACCCTGGAGGTCGTCGAGGAGCGGGTGCGCCACAAGGTCACCAAGTGCGCCCCGATCGCCCCCGGCCGTATCGGCGTGACCAAGGTCGAGGGCACCGCGCGCCACGCACCCTGCCTGACCCATGACCAGCTGGCCGAACTGACGCGCCTGGCCCTGCGAGTGCGCGAGCACTACGGCCACGAGCAGGACATCGAGTGGGGCATGCGCGACGGCGCCTTCCACGTCTTCCAGGCCCGCCCCGTCACCACCCGCAAGAAGGCGGATCGGGCCGCGCCCGGCACGTACGTCACGCCGCAGCCGGACCCCATCGAGCAGGGCACCCTGTGGTCGCGCATGGACATCGGCGAGATCTTCGTCGGTCTGATGACACCGCTGGGAGTGAGTTTCGCCAAGTACTACCAGCAGCACGTCCACCTGGACTGCACGGCCGCGCTCGGCGTGCGCACCACCGGTGACCCCGATCTGCCCATGGGCTACGTCCAGGGGCACGTCTACCTCAACATCTCCTACAGCGCCTACGTGATGCAGCAGGCGCTGCCCACCCGCGACCAGAGCCGTTTCACCAACCGCTTCGTGAGCGAGGAACTCGACACCACGGGCTACGAAAACCCCTTCGGCAGTTTCCCGTCCGGCACGCAGGACCTCCTGTCGCTCGCCTTCTGGGTGCGCACCACCGCCACCGAGATGGCCCGGGCACAGCCCCGGTCCAAGGAGATGGTCGCCTCCCGCCTGTACGAGTTCGACCGGGCCCGCGGCCTGGACCT encodes the following:
- a CDS encoding PEP/pyruvate-binding domain-containing protein, encoding MTVHAPDTDSTPLSERIVLLGSEPAALPDVLDVLGGKAARLAELTAAGLPVPPAFCLTTELFDAFLDETGLARALSGVDSRTARELVLATPVPAPIAEAVLAAYAALGRPRVAVRSSAQKEDSTVQSFAGQHDTVLDVAGDEDLLDAVRQCWASLWSDRAAAYREEGELPGSIAVVVQEMVHTDVSGVLFTVDPVSAREHRIVIEACVGLGEGLVAGRVSSDYFVVDDRTLEVVEERVRHKVTKCAPIAPGRIGVTKVEGTARHAPCLTHDQLAELTRLALRVREHYGHEQDIEWGMRDGAFHVFQARPVTTRKKADRAAPGTYVTPQPDPIEQGTLWSRMDIGEIFVGLMTPLGVSFAKYYQQHVHLDCTAALGVRTTGDPDLPMGYVQGHVYLNISYSAYVMQQALPTRDQSRFTNRFVSEELDTTGYENPFGSFPSGTQDLLSLAFWVRTTATEMARAQPRSKEMVASRLYEFDRARGLDLTRMTRRELHMELNRRLGYFHDMHVGYMPYYINAFGFYGVLTELCSLWLGTDGANLQNRVKTDMSNLRTVGCAKEIWSLAQAAKESPRVLKIIEQEPLGTLEATLRADEEGRAYWDLHMESFLRANGTRGPQEMELTHPRWVDDPSYLFQMIRRYAADGFSADDLMQRSSGYHDDSRDVLDRLPFLKRRVLEGVISLYEGTSELREATRMSMITSIWLVRSVVYEVGRRLVEAGVLTSLDEVMYLDFEDVRDYLAGDATETAAFARARIEEARRVHEYHKRLPEPPLTFIGHHDPATAVRRAPDGARLEGLGSSPGRVVGRARIVEDLVWQADEFEAGEILVTGFTDATWTPLFAIAGGVVTDIGSMLSHSSIVAREFNVPSVVNTKHATQIIHTGDLIAVDGDAGTVEVVEPAGP